A stretch of the Planctomycetota bacterium genome encodes the following:
- a CDS encoding PDZ domain-containing protein: MPTAHRRIALRDVSSTLGGCLVAFAATALGDPPVERGPTDAAATPAAAPLRSHILPVGDIAATGRHLPSAGMVTARAPDIIREQLALPRGRGLVVMSVAPDSLAARAGICRHDVLVALDGQWLLLPEHLEALIDSSPSDAALECNLIRGGKPVSVSLSGRPVAGASGAWPQPRGEDRAAAPPHPSVMVDAPPDGAADRAGTVTSAGGSSVATTPSTVVPAGASQPLTAAAVGDRLDDGTLVDSGPDYTIKLTPGDGLKLLVQDRRGRVLFHGPIDTPAQRARMPLPVRPRVEALEREIAAREYRAQPGARVATRSQPARDASPRPSEPQGSRSNPGETPTLPVAPVDIR, translated from the coding sequence ATGCCGACAGCCCATCGACGGATCGCTTTGCGGGATGTCTCGTCAACGCTCGGCGGATGCCTCGTCGCGTTCGCGGCCACGGCCCTCGGTGATCCGCCCGTCGAACGCGGCCCGACCGACGCCGCGGCCACCCCCGCCGCAGCACCGCTGCGAAGCCATATCCTTCCCGTCGGCGACATCGCCGCGACCGGACGCCATCTCCCCTCCGCCGGGATGGTCACGGCGCGGGCACCCGACATCATCCGCGAGCAGCTCGCGCTCCCGCGCGGCCGGGGCCTGGTGGTGATGAGCGTGGCTCCCGATTCACTCGCCGCCCGGGCGGGAATCTGCCGGCACGACGTGCTGGTGGCCCTCGACGGGCAGTGGCTCCTCCTGCCGGAGCATCTCGAGGCGCTGATCGATTCGTCGCCTTCCGACGCGGCGCTCGAATGCAACCTGATCCGCGGCGGCAAGCCGGTTTCCGTCTCGCTGTCCGGCCGCCCCGTGGCGGGGGCGAGCGGTGCTTGGCCCCAACCGCGCGGCGAGGATCGCGCCGCGGCACCACCGCACCCGTCGGTGATGGTCGACGCGCCCCCCGACGGCGCCGCGGACAGGGCCGGCACGGTGACCAGCGCGGGTGGGAGTAGCGTAGCGACCACCCCGTCGACCGTGGTCCCGGCGGGCGCCAGCCAGCCGCTGACGGCCGCCGCCGTCGGTGACCGGCTCGACGACGGAACGCTTGTCGACTCCGGCCCCGATTACACGATCAAGCTCACTCCCGGCGACGGGCTCAAACTCCTCGTCCAGGACCGCCGCGGCAGGGTGCTGTTCCACGGTCCGATCGACACGCCGGCACAGCGGGCACGGATGCCGCTGCCCGTGAGACCGCGTGTCGAGGCCCTGGAGCGGGAAATCGCGGCGCGCGAATACCGTGCACAGCCCGGTGCCAGGGTCGCGACCCGTTCTCAGCCAGCGCGGGACGCGTCTCCTCGACCTTCCGAGCCTCAGGGCTCCCGGAGCAACCCGGGAGAGACGCCGACGCTTCCCGTCGCGCCGGTCGACATCCGCTGA